The genomic DNA TGTCTCCCGCCCCACGGCCCAGCGCCACCTGGCGGCCGGGGCCCGTGCGGGCTCGCTCGCGCTCGAGCTGCGGTACGGGAGCACGGGCCGGCCCGAGCATGTCTACCGGCTGAGCGGCCAGGACCGCTGACGGCACCGGGCCCCGGCGGCGGGCCCCTGACGGCGGGGGACGGGTGAGGCGGGTCGTCGTCGGCCCATCACGAGCGCCAGGACGGAGTACTCTGAACTACCAACGAACGCCGCGATGGCGCGGCGCCGATCCCCTGGAGGACTCGTGTCCAGTGTTGCACCCGCCGAATTGCCCGCCGCGACTGGCGAGCCGAAGGAGGCGCAGCTCGCGCCGGGCCTGAAGAAGCGCCACATCTCGATGATCTCCATCGCGGGAGTCATCGGCGCGGGCCTCTTCGTCGGCTCCTCGAACGCCATCGCCGTGGCCGGGCCCGCCGTCCTCATCTCCTATGCGCTCGCGGGCACGCTCGTGGTCCTCGTCATGCGGATGCTCGGCGAGATGGCCGTGGCCAACCCGGACACGGGCTCGTTCTCCACCTACGCGGACCGGGCGCTCGGGCGCTGGGCCGGGTTCTCGGTGGGCTGGCTGTACTGGTGGTTCTGGGTGCTCGTCATCCCGTTCGAGGCCATCGCCGCCGGCGAGATCATCGCCGGCTGGACCGGTCTGCCCGCGGTTCTGCCGACGCTCCTCGTCATCGCGCTCCTCGTGGCGAGCAACCTCATCTCCGTCAAGAACTACGGCGAGTTCGAGTTCTGGTTCGCGCTCATCAAGGTCGTGGCGATCATCGCGTTCATCGCCATGGGCGTCGCCGCGATCTTCAACCTCCTGCCGAACCAGCAGAGCCACGGCCTGGCCCACCTCACGAGCCACGGGTTCATGCCCGCCGGCGTGACCGCCGTGGCCACCGCCATGATGACGACGATGTTCTCCTTCATGGGCACCGAGATCGTCACGATCGCCGCCGCCGAGTCCAAGAACCCCGAGGCCGGCATCACGAAGGCCACGAACTCGGTCATCTGGCGCATCGGCATCTTCTACATCGCCTCGATCTTCATCGTCGTGGCCCTCGTGCCCTACACGTACTTCGACAAGACGACGAACCCCGACGGCCTCGGCACCTACGGCGCCGCCCTCGCCGCCATGGGCGTGACGCCGGAGATCGCCCGCAACCTCGTCAACGTCATCGTCCTGTTCTCGGTGGCGTCCTGCCTCAACTCGGCTGTCTACACGGCGAGCCGAATGTCCTTCTCCCTCTCGCGCCGCGGGGACGCGCCCGCCGCGTGGTCCCGCGTGACGAAGCAGGGCGTGCCCGCGGTCTCCGTGCTCGTCTCCACGGCCGTGGCGGTGGTGGCCGTCGTCCTCAACTACACCGGGGCCCAGAGCATCTTCAGCGTCCTCCTCCAGACGTCCGGCGGAATCGCCCTCCTCGTCTACCTCGTCATCTGCTTCACGCAGCTCGCGTCCCGCCGCCGCCTCGAGGCCGAGGGCCGGATCGGGGCGGTGCGCATGTGGGGCTTCCCCTACGTGACGATCGGCACCATCGTGGCCATCATCGCGATCTGCATCCTCATGCTCACGGGGTCCTCCCGCATGGACTTCGTCTACTCCGCCATCCTTGCGGCCATCACCATCGCGGCCGGCGTCGTCGTCCAGAAGCGCTCAGGCAACCGCCACGGCGCGACGGACGTCACAGTCCCCGGCGGTCACTAGGCGGCCGGAGGGGCCGCCGGGCAGACTGGAAGGCCGGGGCCGGCGGCCGGCCCGCCGACGAGAAGGAGAGTCATGACCCTGCGAGTCCTCATGGTGGGGCGCAAGCACGAGTCCTGGGTGGTCGAGGGGATCGAGCGGTATGAGAAGCGGCTCGCCAAGCCGTTCGATCTCGCCTGGCAGCCGCTGCCGCACTCCGCCAAGAGCGGGGACGCGGCGAGGAGCG from Falsarthrobacter nasiphocae includes the following:
- a CDS encoding amino acid permease, producing MSSVAPAELPAATGEPKEAQLAPGLKKRHISMISIAGVIGAGLFVGSSNAIAVAGPAVLISYALAGTLVVLVMRMLGEMAVANPDTGSFSTYADRALGRWAGFSVGWLYWWFWVLVIPFEAIAAGEIIAGWTGLPAVLPTLLVIALLVASNLISVKNYGEFEFWFALIKVVAIIAFIAMGVAAIFNLLPNQQSHGLAHLTSHGFMPAGVTAVATAMMTTMFSFMGTEIVTIAAAESKNPEAGITKATNSVIWRIGIFYIASIFIVVALVPYTYFDKTTNPDGLGTYGAALAAMGVTPEIARNLVNVIVLFSVASCLNSAVYTASRMSFSLSRRGDAPAAWSRVTKQGVPAVSVLVSTAVAVVAVVLNYTGAQSIFSVLLQTSGGIALLVYLVICFTQLASRRRLEAEGRIGAVRMWGFPYVTIGTIVAIIAICILMLTGSSRMDFVYSAILAAITIAAGVVVQKRSGNRHGATDVTVPGGH